In Plasmodium vivax scf_7020 genomic scaffold, whole genome shotgun sequence, one DNA window encodes the following:
- a CDS encoding DNA polymerase epsilon subunit B, truncated, putative (encoded by transcript PVX_201290A): protein MHDVYLDSPYTFEVLDKMLSLYVNTYPENELPVGFIFMGDFISLKFDYNRNFHKVYIKGFEKLSVMLISKFKLILEHCYLIFIPGINDPCACKNSIPKMPILPYYIRKFKQNIESFFSSKRNIIFATNPCRIRHLSKKMIFFRHDILNDLIWSSTINATNNERNNLQNILVSTIVGQSHIYPIPHDNRILKRYSPFLFLYPLPHFICVCDNSCNSFISYASEDTSDCIISNSDMSFTRKKTFTVYSALHHEAKRYVVPRVKTILQISSTVAAARV, encoded by the coding sequence ATGCACGACGTGTATTTGGACAGCCCCTACACGTTCGAGGTGCTGGACAAGATGCTCTCACTGTACGTGAATACCTACCCGGAGAATGAGCTCCCCGTGGGATTCATTTTCATGGGGGACTTCATAAGCCTCAAATTTGATTACAACAGAAACTTCCACAAGGTGTATATAAAGGGGTTTGAAAAGCTATCCGTTATGCTCATTTCGAAGTTTAAATTGATTCTGGAGCACTGCTATTTGATCTTCATTCCTGGGATAAACGacccatgtgcatgcaaaaatagcATTCCCAAAATGCCCATTCTACCATACTATATTAGGAAGTTTAAACAAAACATAGagtcctttttctcctccaaaaggaacatcatttttgctacgAACCCGTGTAGAATCCGTCacttgagcaaaaaaatgatcttttTTAGACacgacattttaaatgacttAATTTGGAGCTCCACCATTAATGCCACCAATAATGAAAGgaataatttgcaaaacattttggTTTCTACCATCGTTGGGCAGAGCCATATCTATCCCATCCCCCATGATAATCGCATTCTGAAGAGGTActctcctttccttttcctgtacCCCCTCCCTCACTTCATCTGCGTCTGCGACAATTCTTGCAACAGCTTCATTTCGTACGCCTCCGAGGACACCAGCGACTGCATCATTTCCAACTCGGACATGTCCTTCACGCGCAAGAAGACCTTCACGGTGTACAGCGCCCTGCACCACGAGGCCAAGCGCTACGTCGTCccaagggtcaagacaattctgcagatatccagcacagtggcggccgctcgagtctag